Below is a genomic region from Bradyrhizobium sp. 1(2017).
TTCGTCGCCGACGAGCTTGGCCGTGGTCGAGATGTTCTTGGCGTCGGAGGAGGCGACGTTCGGCTCGGTCATGACATAGGCCGAACGGATCTCGCCGTTGAGCAGCGGCTTCAGCCACTTCTCCTTCTGCTCCTTGGTGCCGACGCGCTCCAGCACCTCCATGTTGCCGGTGTCGGGCGCCGAGCAGTTCATGCTCTCCGATGCCAGCGGGCTCTTGCCGAGCTCGGAGGCGATATAGGCGTAGTCGAGATTCTTCAGGCCCTGGCCGGTCTCGTCGTCGGGCAGGAAAAAGTTCCAGAGGCCTTCCTTCTTCGCCTTGTTCTTGGCGACCTCCAGCACCTCGAGCTGCTTCGGCGTGAAGCTCCAGCGGTCTTCCTTGCCTTCGCCGGCCTTGGCGAACTCGATCGACATCGGCTCGACGGTGTCGCGGATGAACTTCCTGACGTGGTCGTAGAGCGGCCGGACCTGGTCCGACATCCGGAGGTCGTTGAGCTCGTCGCCAGGATTGAGAGTGTAGTTGGTGGTGCGGGGAATGTAGGTGTGTTTTGTCATTGTTCCTCCCGTGTCGCTGAGATCGTGCTGGCGGCGAGAATAGTCGCAGTGCCTCGAAAGTGCGAGCGCGCATTTTCATGCGCAGGCATGCCATGCGATGGAATTCGCGAGAACGTTTGAAATGTTGTTTGAATGGGGTGAAGGGAGGCGGTCACCTCGCTCGGTGTCGTCCCGGACAAGCGAAGCGCAGATCCGGCACCCACAGCCACAGGGAGCAGTTTGGCGAAGACTCGAAGTTACGAGTTTGCGGTACAATGCCGCCTGTGGTTATGGGTCCCGGCTTTCGCCGGGACGACACCGAGTATGTTGTCGGCTAGTTCGGCAGCCGATGCATCGCGCAGATCTTGTTGCCGTCGAGATCCCGGAGGTAAGCCAGATACAGCTTGCCGCCCGGGCCCTGGCGGACGCCCGGCGGATCCTCAATCGATTTTGCACCGGCCGCGATGCCGGCTGCGTGCCATTGCTCGACCTGCTCCGGCGAGTTGCATGCGAAACCGATTGTGGCGCCATTCGCGCAGGTCGCCGCTTCGCCGTTGATCGGCTTCGACACCGAGAACACGCCGGTCTTGGTTATGTAGAAAATGCGATGCCCGTCGACCATCGCTGGCCGCACCTCGAGCGTGCCGAGCAGCTTGTCGTAGAACCCCTTGGCCTTGTCGAGGTCGTTGGTGCCGATCATGACGTGTGAGAACATTTGCGCATTCCCTCAGAGTTTGTGGCCCGGATGGAGCGGAGCGAAATCCGGGTCTGTTTTGCTTTGGCCGTCCCGGATCGCGCTTCGCTCCGTCCGGGTTACTCGAAAGATCAGAACGCTGTATAGCCGCCGTCGATCACGAACGTATCGGCAGTGTGATACGACGATGCCTTGCTCATCAGGTACACCGCGATGCCGCCGAAATCGGATGCTTCGCCGAAGCGTCGCATCGGGATGCGCGGCATCACGTTGGCGACGAATTTGTCGTTGGCCATGATCCCGGCCGTCATGTCGCTCTTGATCCAGCCGGGCAGGATCGCGTTTGCGGTGACGCCGTGGCGTGCCAGCTCGACGCCGAGCGCGCGCACCAGCGCGTTGATGGCGGCCTTGGTCGCGGCATAATGCTCGTTGCGCGCGGTACCGAAGATCGAGGCGAGGCTCGAGGTCGCAACCAGCCGGCCGAACGGGTCGCCGGCATTGGCCCGCTCGGTCATGTGCTTCGCGGCCGCCTGGAACGCGTGGAACACGCCGTCGAGATTGGTGGCGAACATCGTGCGCCATTCCTCTTCGGTGCGCTCGATGAAGGCGCGCCGGCCGCCGCCGCCGATGCCTGCATTGGCGAAGCAGCCATCGACCCGACCGAAGGAATCGAGCGTCGCCTTCATCGCGGCATTGACCGATGCCGGATCGGTGACGTCGCAGACGCGGGTCTCGACCTTGCCTGACAGCCCCGCCATGCTCGCGGCGGCAGCCTTGTTCTTTTCAGGATTGCGACCCCAGATCGAGACGTTGCAGCCCTGGGCGGCCAGCGCCTGCGCGATGCCGAGTCCGATGCCGCCATTGCCGCCGGTGATCACGGCGACGCGGCCGGAGAGGTCGAAAAGGTTCATGGCGCGTTTCCTGTTCTTGGCCAGTTCTCGGCAAGTCTTTCAGTCGCCCTGGCAAGTCTTCCCTGGCATGCCGCGCATCAGCCGCTGCGCGCAAGATTGCTCGCCATGCCCTGATCACCATGGACAAGACCGCGCCAAAAATCAAATATGCGCCCCGGCAAAACAAATTCCGGTCTGCGAAACTGACGCAGGCCGGCAACTGACGAGGAAACCATGCAGTTCAAACATGTCACGCTCGAATTCGATGGCTCGGTCGCCATCCTCAAGCTCGACCATCAGGAGGTGATGAACGCGGTCTCCGTGGACATGCTGGGCGGACTTGCCGACGCGCTCGATGCGATCGAGGAGAAGAAGGACGAGGTGCGCTGCGTCGTCTTGACCGGCGCGGGGCGGGCATTCTGCACCGGCGCGAACCTCCAGGGTCGGAACAACCAGTCGAAGAAGACCAAGGCCGGCCTGACGCTGGAGACCGGCTTTCATCCGTTCCTGCGCCGCATCCGCAACCTGCATTGCCCGATCGTGACCGCGGTCAACGGACCGGCGGCCGGCGCCGGCATGAGCTTCGCGCTGCTCGGCGACATGATCCTCTGCGCGCGCTCCTCCTATTTCCTGCAGGCCTTCCGCCGGATCGGCCTCGTGCCGGATTGCGGTTCGACCTGGCTGCTGCCGCGCCTGGTCGGCCGGGCGCGCTCGATCGAATTGTCGCTGATGGGCGAGCGGCTGCCGGCCGAGAAGGCGCTGGAATGGGGCCTCGTTAACCGCGTCTACGATGACGGCGCGCTGATGGAGGAGGCGATGAAGCTCGCGCGCGATCTCGCCAGCGGCCCGACGGTCGCGCTGTCGCTGATCCGCAAGCTCTATTGGGACAGCCCGGAAAACTCCTTCGAAGATCAACTCAACCTCGAATTCCAGTGCCAGCTCCGCGCCGGTGACACCCAGGATTTTCGCGAGGGCGTCGGCGCGTTCCTGGAGAAGCGGCCCGCGCAGTTCAAAGGCAAATGATCGAGGCGGAGCTCTCGCGCAGCGTCGCGCGCTGGCACCCGGGCGCGAGCGGCGTCACAGGCGCCGCAAAGCTGTCCGGCGGCGCCAGTCAGGAAACCTGGCGTTTCGACATCGTGCATCCCGATGGGCCGATCGGCGCGATCCTGCGCCGCTCGCCGAAGGGCTATGGCGCCGCGCCGACGCGCGCGGCGGGTCTTGCCGCTGAAGCGCAGCTGATGCAGCTCGCTTATGAAGCCGGCGTGCCGTCGCCGCGCGTGATGCATGTGCTCGTGCCGGAGGACGATCTCGGCACCGGCTTCATCATGCAGCGGGTGGAAGGCGAGACCATCGCGCGCAAGATCCTGCGCGATGAGGAGTACGCAACGGCGCGGCCGCATCTGGCACGGCAGATCGGCGGCGTGCTCGCCGGGCTGCACAGGCTGCCCCAGGACAAATTGCCCGAGCTGCGCAGCAGGTCGGCGACACAGGAGATCGCCGAGTTCGAGCGTGACTATCACAGCCTCAACTGGCCCAAGCCCGTGTTCGAGCTGGCGCTGCGCTGGCTCTGTGACAACGACCCCGGCCCCTCGGCCGAGACGACGCTGGTGCATGGCGACTTCCGCAACGGCAACCTCATCATCGGCGCCGACGGCGTCCGGGCGGTGCTGGACTGGGAGCTCGCCCATCTCGGCGATCCCATGGAGGATCTTGGTTGGGTCTGCGTCAATTCCTGGCGCTTCGGCGAGATCGACAAGCCGGTCGGCGGCTTTGGCTCGCGTGAGGAGCTGTTCGCGGGCTATGAAGCTGCCGGCCGCAAGGTCGATCCGGCGCGCGTGAAATTCTGGGAGGTGATGGGCACGCTGCGCTGGGGCATCATGTGTGGCGGCATGATGCAGCGCTTTCGTGAGGGGCCGGACCATTCCATGGAGCGCGCCATGATCGGCCGCCGCGCCTCCGAGACCGAGATCGATCTGTTGCGGCTCTTGGCGCCGCGCGGGAGCTGACCCATGCAGGACGAACCCACCCCGATCGAGCTGACCAAATCGGTCGCCGATTTTCTCCGCAACGACATCACGCCGCTGATCTCCGGCCACCAGGCCTTCAAGCTCCGCGTCGCCATCAACATCCTCGACCTTGTGACGCGGCAGCTGACGCAGGAGGAGGGGAGTGATGCCGCGGAAGTAGAGCGGCTGCGCGCGCTGCTCGGCACGGACGGCTCGGTGACAGAGCTCAACCGCGCCCTTGCCGATCGCATCGCCCAAGGCGAGATCGACCTTGCGACGCCGGGCCTCGCCGAGCATCTCTGGGCGACCACGATGGACAAGCTCGCGGTCGATCAGCCGAACTATGCGTCGTACAAGCGCGAGCTGAGGCGGGAAGGGTAGACGGCGCTCCATCCACCGTCATTGCGAGCGCAGCGAAGCAATCCAGAATCCGTCCACGGCGGCAGTCTGGATTGCTTCGTCGCAAGGGCTCCTCGCAATTGAGACCTTCTACTTCCCCACCCATTTCGGCGGCCGCTTCTCCGAAAACGCCTTCGGGCCCTCGATATAGTCCTGCGAGGCCACCATTGCCTTCACCGCCGGGTACTCTCGCTGCTCCTCGATCGCCTGTTCCAGCGACACGCCAAGCCCCTTCTGGATCGCCTGCTTCGAGGCCCGGATCGACATCGGCGAGTTCTTGGTGATCATCTCCGCCCAGCGCAGTGCGGCCGACAGCGCCTCGCCCTGCGGTACCACCTCGTTGACGAAACCAAGCTCGAGGCCTTCCTTGGCGCTGACATGCCGCGCGGTGAGGATCATGCCCATGGCGCGCTTGAGGCCGATCTGCCGGGGCAGCCGGTGCAGGCCGCCGGCGAGTGCGGCCAGCCCGACGCGCGGCTCGGGCAGGGCGAAGGTCGCGTTCTCCGAGGCGATGATGAGGTCGCAGGCCAGCGCGATCTCGAAGCCGCCGCCCATCGCGACGCCGTTCACGGCGGCAATGATCGGCTTGTCGCAGTCGAAGCGCGAAGTCAGGCCGGCAAAGCCGCCCTTGTCCCAGCCGCGCTTGCCGCCTGCTGCCTGCCACTTCAGATCGTTGCCGGCGCAGAACGCCTTGTCGCCGCTGCCGGTGACGATCGCGATCCACTGCTCGGGATCGGCGGAGAAATCGTCGAACACCTTTTGCAGCTCGAAATGCGCGTCGGTATGCAGCGCGTTGTAGACCTCGGGCCGCGACAACGTCACGATCGTGATCGGTCCCTTGCGTTCCACCTTCGAAAATTTCAGCTCCATCACGCGCTCCCGCATTTTCTCGTCGAGGAATATTGACGGCATAGTAGCGCGCGTGCGCGGTTCAACACCATCGAATTGCGCGGACGCGCCTTGCGCGTTCGGCACGCCCGCCTCGCTTGACTTGAGTGAGCTCTTCTCCGCTTAATCATGCGAAGCAAGAATGCGCCTAGCGCCTTAACGCAAAACGACAAAATCACTCCGGGAGAGACCCCTTGGATTTCTCATTGCCTGCCGATCTCGTCGCCTATCTCGCAGAGCTCGATCGTTTCATCGCGCGCGAGATCAAGCCGCTCGAAGAGGCCGACGACAACATCCGCTTCTTCGATCATCGCCGCGAATGGGCGCGCACCGATTTCGAGAATGGCGGCCTGCCGCGCCATGAATGGGAAGCGCTGCTTCGCAAGGCGAAGGATCTCGCCGATGCCGCGGGCCATCTCCGCTTTCCGGTCCCGAGGCAATATGGCGGCAAGGACGGCTCCAATCTCTGGATGGCGGTGATCCGCGAGCATTTTGCCGCCAAGGGCCTGGGCCTGCACAACGACCTCCAGAACGAGCATTCCATCGTCGGTAATTTTCCCGTCGTCACCATGCTCGACCGCTACGGCCGCGACGACCAGAAGGCGATGATCGATGGCTCGATCAAGGGCAAGTACCGTATCACCTTCGGCCTGACCGAGCCGCATCACGGCTCGGACGCAACTCACATGGAGACGCGCGCGGTGCCGGCCACCCGCGACAACGTCAAGGGCTGGATCATCAACGGCGAGAAGATGTGGACGACCGGCATGCACGTCGCCACGCATTGCGCGCTGTTCGCGCGCACCAGCGGCAATGACGGCGATGCCCGCGGCATCACCTGCTTCCTGGTTCCGGCCAAGAGCCACGGCGTCAAGGTCGAAGAGTACATGTGGACCTTCAACATGCCGACCGATCACCCCCGCGTGAGCTTCACCGACGTGTTCGTGCCAGAGGATGCGCTGTTCGGCGAGGTCGGCCGCGGCCTGTCGCTGGCGCAATGCTTCGTGCATCAGAACCGCATCCGCCAAGCCGCGAGCTCGCTCGGCGCGGCCGTCTACTGCATCAACGAGAGCGTCAAATACGCGCGCGAGCGAAAGCCGTTCGGCAGGGCGCTGGCCGAGAACCAGGCGATCCAGTTCCCGCTCGTGGAGCTCGCCACCCAAGCCGAGATGCTGCGTCTCCTGATCCGCAAGACCGCCTGGGAGATGGACCAGCTCACCGAGGAGCAGATCGAGCGCACGCTCTCCGATCGCGTCTCCATGTGCAACTACTGGGCAAACCGCCTGTGCTGCGAATCCGCCGATCGCGCGATGCAGGTCCATGGCGGCATGGGCTACTCACGCCACAAGCCATTCGAGCACATCTACCGCCACCACCGCCGTTACCGGATTACGGAAGGCAGCGAGGAGATCCAGATGCGCAAGGTGGCGGGGTTCCTGTTCGGCTACATGGGGCCGGGGAAGCATTAGCTTCCTGCGGCGCTCTCTGTCCGCGTCGTCCCGGCGAAGGCCGGGACCCATAACCCCAGGGAGAAGTCGTTGAGCGCGATGACAGCTCCGAATCTTCGCCAAACTACACTCGGTGGGTATGGGTCCCGGCCTTCGCCGGGACGACGGTGTGGAGAGAGCCAGGGGCTAATTCACACGTCGATCCTTCCCCGCCCAATACGGCTCGCGCAATTGCCGCCGCAAGATCTTGCCTGACGGATTTCTCGGCAGCGCCGGCAAGAACTCCACGCTCTTCGGCGTCTTGTAGCCGGCGATGCGCTCGCGGGTGAAGTTGATGATGTCGCTGGCGGTCGCTTCCTTGCCCGGCTTCATGACCACGACGGCCTTCACCGCCTCGCCCCATTTGTCGTCGGGCACGCCGATCACGGCGGCTTCCGCGACATCGGGATGATCGCACAGCGCGCTCTCGACCTCGGCGGGATAGATGTTCTCGCCGCCGGAGATGATCATGTCCTTGATGCGGTCGTGGATGTAGAGGTAGCCGTCCTCGTCCATGTAGCCCGCATCGCCGGTGCGCAGCCAGCCGTCGCCGCGCAGCGTCGCGGCAGTCGCCTCGGGCAGGTTCCAGTAGCCCGCCATGTTGGAGCCCGACCGCGTCGCGATCTCGCCGACTTCACGCGGCGGCAGCGGCTTGCCCTCGACGTCCAGGATCGCAATCTCGACGCCGGGCAGCGCCTTGCCGGCCGAGCGCATCCGCTCCAACCCCTCGACATGGTCTTCCGGCGGCAGCGCGACGATGGTGCCGGTCGTCTCGGTCATGCCGTACATCTGCACGAAGCCGCATTTGAAGATTTCGATGCACTCCTTCAGCAGCGCCGCCGGAATAGGCGAGGCGCCGTACAGCATGTATTTGAGCCGCGAGAAATCCACCGTCTTCGCGCGCGGCTGCCGCACCACGAACTGCATTGCCGCCGGCACCATGAACAGCTTTGTGATGCCCGACTGCTCGAAGAAGTCGAGCACCCTGGTCGGATCGAACTCGCGCGCGATGACGCCGCGGGCGCCGTGATAGAGCCCCATCACGCCCCAGCCGGAGCCGCCGATGTGGAAGATCGGCATCGCGACCAGCGAGACGTCGTCGGTCGACCACCGGTTCCATTCCGGCTTGTCCTCGGCATTGCCCGTTTGCACCAGGTTGAGGAAGTTCGCGTGGCTCAGCATCGCGCCCTTCGGCTTGCCTGTCGTGCCCGACGTGTAGAGCTGGATCGCGATGTCCCTGCTGTCGATCGGCACTCTGGGATCATCACCGCTTTGCGCCTCGCGCCACGCGGTAAAGTCTTGCCATTCCGGCGCACCGCCCTCGGTGGTGATGATTGTGCGCACGCCGGGTAGCTTGTCCTTGATCTGGTGGACGAGCGTCATGAACTCCGGCCCGACGAACAGCACCGGCGCCTTGCAATCTTCGACGATGAAGGCGACCTCGGGCCCCGCGAGCCGCCAGTTTACGGGCGCCATCACCACGCCGGCCTTCATCGCGCCCATCAGCAGCTCGAAATAGAGATCGCTGTTCTTGCCGAGATAGGCGATGCGGTCGCCCTTGTTCACGCCCATCGCGATCAGCGCATTGGCGACCTTGTTCGTCTTGACGTCGAATTCGGCAAAGCTGGTGAGGCGCCCCTCGAACTCGTAGGCAACGGCATGACCGCGGCTCGTCGCGCGTTCGCGCACCATGTCGGCGAGATTCGCCAGTGGCTGTGTGGACATGTTTCTCCCGTGGGTGTTTTTTTATGCCGTGGAGTGTGGCGTCATCCGCGGGTGAAGACAAGATGGGGGAGCCCCGCTGTCGTCCCGGACAAGCGCAGCGAAGCGGAGCGCAGATCCGGGACCCATAACCACTAAACGCAATTTGGCGAAGACTAGTCATGACCAGTCTTCGCCAAACAGGGCTCGGTGGTAATGGGTCCTGGCTTTCGCCAGGACGACGGCTGAGTGTGGAGCGACGTCTTCGCACCTCTCACAGCGGAGAGCAGTGTTACCCCCGCTTCGCGCGGTCCTTCTCGTTCTGCGCCATGATGCTTTCGCGCGCGGCTTGCCAGTCGCCGTCGCTCCAGTCGCGGAGCTGGTAGAAATTGCCGCCCATCGCCAATGCCTGCGCGCCGTCCATGGCGATGGTCTCGCCATTGATCCAGTCGCAGCCGCCGGAGATCAGGAACGTCGCGACGTTCTGCAATTCCTCCATCGTGCCGACGCGGCCCATCGGGTTCATCGCCTTGGTGCGCGCGCCGGCCTCGTCACCGGGCTTGATGCGCTTGCTCATACCCTCGGTCGGGATCTCGCCCGGGGCGATGGTGTTGAGGCGGATGCCGTGCCGGCCCCATTCGGTGGCAAGCGACATCGTCATGGCGTGGATCGCCGACTTGCTCATTGCCGACGGCACCACGTAAGGCGAGCCGTTGCGCACCCAAGTCGTGGTGATCGAGACGACGTTGCCGGGCTGCTTCAAGGCGATCCAGCGCTTGCCGACCGCATGTGTCACGTAGAACGTGCCGTGCATGACGATGTTGGCAACCGCATCGAAGCCGCGCGGCGAGAGCTCCTCGGTGCGCGAGATGAAATTGCCGGCCGCATTGTTGATGAGGTCGGTGAGGGGACCATCGCGGAAGATGGTCTCGATCATCTCCTCGACCGCGAGCGCGTTGCGGATGTCGACACCGTGACTGGTGACCCGGCCGCCATACTCGGCCATCAGCTCGGTCGCGGTCTCGTCGCAGACGATCTTGCGCCGGCCGCAGATATGCAGCTCGGCGCCGAGCTGGAGGAAGCGCGCCGCCATCGACTTGCCGAGCCCAGTACCGCCGCCGGTCACGAGAATGCGCCGTCCGGCCAGAAGATTTTCCTTGAACATGGCTGTTTCTCCCGTACGGATTGTCAGTTAATTGGTCGATTGACTAAATCTGGCCGCCAGCTTCCTGTAAAGCGGCACTGAACAAGAACAGGGGAGAATTGATCCATGGAAGAGCGCGTCTCGATCTCGATCTCGGAAGGCGTTGCCGATGTGCGGCTGGTGCGCGCGGACAAGATGAACGCGCTGGATCAGGCCATGTTCGAGGCGCTTGTCGCCGCGACTGAGCGGCTTTCGAACGACAAGAGCGTGCGCGCCGTGGTCCTCTCCGGCGAGGGCCGCGCCTTCTGCGCTGGTCTCGACATGGGGCGTTTTGCCGCCATGAAAGAGAAGGGCGGTAACGGAATTCCGGGTGGCGAAAATCGTGACCTCACCAAGCGCACCCATGGCCAGGCGAACTTTCCGCAGCAGGCGGTATGGGGCTGGCGCCAGCTTCCGGTTCCGGTAATCGCGGCCGTGCACGGCGTCGCCTTCGGCGGCGGCTTCCAGCTTTCGCTCGGTGCCGACATGCGGTTTCTCTCTGCCGACGCGCGGATGTCGGTGATGGAGATCAAATGGGGCCTCGTCCCTGACATGGCGGGCACGCCGATCCTGGCCTCGCTGGTGCGCGACGATATCTTGCGCGATCTCACCTATACGGGGCGCATCTTCTCCGCGCAGGAGGCGATGACCTACGGCCTCGCAACGCGCATCTGCGACGACCCGCGCGCGAGCGCGCTGGAAGTCGCGCGCGAGATCGCGGGCAAGAGCCCCGATGCGATCCGCGCGGCCAAGCGTCTGCTCAACAATCTCTCGGTCGATCCGGGCCCCGCGCTGCTCGCGGAATCCGTTGAGCAGCAGAAGCTGATCGGCAGCCCGAACCAGACTGAAGCGGTGCGCTCGAACCTGGAGAAGCGCGCGGCGAAGTATGCGGACTAGCGTTCCGTCATTCCGGGGCGCCGCGCAAGCGGCGAGCCCGGAATCCATAACCCCGGCTCGTGGTTATGGATTCCGGGCCTGCGCCTACGGCGCATCCCGGAATGACGAGTCTGGTTGTGACTAAAATTTCAACCCGACGAAAGATCGGAAAACAAAAATGAGCGAGACATCCAACTTCCTCGGCATCGTCTCCGGCGAGCGCAGTCGGTCCCACGCCGACGTCGCATCCCGCGCCGACCGCATCGCCTCGGGCCTCGCCAGGATCGGCGTCAAGCCGGGTGATTGCGTCTGCATGCTGATGCGCAACGACATCGCTTTCCTCGAAGCCGCCTACGCCGCGATGCGGCTGGGGGCCTATGGCGTGCCGATCAACTGGCACTTCAAGCCGGAGGAGATCAGCTACATCCTCGGCGATACCGGCACGTCCGTGCTGATCGGACATGCCGACATGCTGCATGCCCTGCGCGATGCGATTCCGAACGGCGTCACCGTCCTCAGCGTGCCGACGCCGCCGGAGATCCTGTCGAACTACAAGATCGATCCCGACCATCTGAAGACGCCGGACTTCGCGGTCGATTTCGAAGCCTGGCTGGCGCAGCACCAGCCTTATGACGGCCCGGTCGTGCCGCAGCCGATGAACATGATCTACACCTCCGGCACGACGGGCCATCCCAAGGGCGTTCGGCGCAACGCGCCGACGCCGGAGCAGCAGGCGGCCGGCGAGCGCATGCGCGCGATGATCTATGGGCTGAAGCCCGGTGCCCGCGCGCTGCTGCCGGGACCGCTCTATCATTCCGCGCCGAACTCGTTCGGCATCCGCGCCGGCAAGCTCGGCGGTGCGCTGGTTCTCATGCCACGCTTCGAGGCAGAAGAGTTTCTGGAGCTGATCGAGCGCTACAAGATCGACACCATCTTCATGGTGCCGACCATGTTCATCCGCCTGATGAAGCTGCCGGAAGAGGTCCGCAAGAAGTACGATGTTTCCTCGCTGCGCCACATCATCCATGCGGCTGCGCCATGCCCGGCTGACGTCAAGCGCGCCATGATCGAATGGTGGGGGCCGGTGATCTACGAGTTCTACGGCTCGACCGAGTCCAGCGCCGTCACCTTCGCCACCTCCGAGGATGCGCTGAAGAAGCCCGGCACCGTCGGCAGGATCTCGCCCGGCGCCGAGCTGCGCTTCATTGGCGAGGACGGCCGCATGCTGGGCGTGGGCGAGATCGGCGAGATCTATTCCCGCATGGCGGAGCTGGCCGATTTCACCTACCACAACAAGCCGGAGAAGCGCGCCGAGATCGATCGCAACGGTTTCATCACATCCGGCGATGTCGGCTACATCGACGAAGACGGCTACGTCTTCATCTGCGACCGCAAGCGCGACATGGTGATCTCGGGCGGCGTCAACATCTATCCTGCCGAGATCGAATCCGTGCTGCACGCGGTGCCCGGCGTGCATGATTGCGCGGTGTTCGGCATTCCCGATGCGGAGTTCGGCGAGGCGCTGATGGCGGTCGTAGAGCCGCAAGCCGGTGTCGCGCTCGATGCCACCGATGTCCGCGCGCAGCTAAAGACCTCGCTCGCCGACTACAAGGTGCCGAAGCACATCGAGATTCGCAGCGGCCTGCCGCGCGAGGACTCCGGAAAAATCTTCAAGCGCCGCCTGCGCGATCCCTATTGGGAGCAGGCGGGCCGGAAGATTTGAGAATGCGTAGCCCGGGTGAGCGAAGCGACACCCGGGATATTGAGAGCTAGGACCCGGATGTCGCTTCGCTCATCCGGGCTACAAGAATCGGCAAGGGAGAGACTTCCATGAGCGACGCGGCAGGTACGACCAACGAAGTCCTCTACACGGTCGCCGATCACATCGCGACCATCACCCTGAACGCGCCCGAGCGGATGAACACGATCTCCGGCCCGATGCTGAACGATCTGGCGCGGCTGCTGACCGAGGCCAACGAGGACAGGAACGTCCGCGTCGTGATCCTCACCGGCAAGGGGCGGGCGTTCTGCGCCGGGCTCGACCTGCGCAAGGAGCGCGACGGCAACGGCCTCAGCGCTGCGTCCTCGCCGACCACGATCAACTTGCGCAATACGCCGCCGACGGTGCTCCAGGCGATGGACAAGCCGACCATCTGCGCCGTCAATGGCGGCGCGGCCGGCTACGGCATGGACACCGCGCTCGGCTGCGACATCCGCATCATGGCGGAGTCCTCGAAGCTTGCCGCCGCCTTCGTCAAGCGCGGTGTGGTGCCGGAATCCGGCGGCACCTGGCTGCTGCCGCGCATGCTGGGCTGGGCCAAGGCCTCCGAGCTGATCTTCACCGGCCGCACGCTGAGCGCGCGCGAGTGCCTGGAATGGGGGCTCGCCAACGAGGTCGTGCCGGACGCCGAGCTGATGAACCGCGCCACCGCGATCGCCCGCGAGATCGCCGCCAATGCGCCGCTCGCGGTGCAGGCCTCCAAGCGCATGATGCGGATGGGCCTCAACGAGAATTTCTCGGACCACGTCCACCACGTCTATCTCCAGCTCCTGCCGCTGTTCAAAACCCAGGACATGGCCGAGGGCATGAAGGCCTTCATGGAGAAGCGCGAGCCGAAGTTCGAGGGGCGGTAGTCGGTTGCCCCGTCGGACCGTCCTGGCAGGGGCAGATTTCAATCCTATATAGACGGGGTCATCGTCTTCTGGATCATGTCATGGCCCCCGTTTCCATCCTGCTCAACCTGCTCTGGATCCTCATCGGCGGCGCCTGGATGGCGTTCGGCTGGGTCGTTGCGGCCGTCATCATGGCCATCACCATCATCGGCCTGCCCTGGGCGCGGGCGGCGTTCAACATCGCCGTCTACACGCTGCTGCCGTTCGGCTCGCGGGCGGTCAACCGCTACGACGTCACCGGCGTCGAGGATATCGGCACCGGTCCGCTCGGGGTGCTCGGCAACATCATCTGGTTCGTGCTCGCCGGCTGGTGGCTGGCGCTCGGCCACCTCCTGACCGCCCTGGTCCTCGCGGTCACCATCATCGGCATTCCCTTTGCCTGGGCTCACTTGAAGCTCGCGGGCATCGCGCTCTGGCCGATCGGGAAGGTGATCGTGCCGGCTTAGGCGTAGGCTCATCAATATCGAACTCCGGCAGCAGAGCAGACGTCGCTCAGCGTGCGGAGCGTCGGCGCCGATGACCC
It encodes:
- a CDS encoding fatty acid--CoA ligase; the protein is MSTQPLANLADMVRERATSRGHAVAYEFEGRLTSFAEFDVKTNKVANALIAMGVNKGDRIAYLGKNSDLYFELLMGAMKAGVVMAPVNWRLAGPEVAFIVEDCKAPVLFVGPEFMTLVHQIKDKLPGVRTIITTEGGAPEWQDFTAWREAQSGDDPRVPIDSRDIAIQLYTSGTTGKPKGAMLSHANFLNLVQTGNAEDKPEWNRWSTDDVSLVAMPIFHIGGSGWGVMGLYHGARGVIAREFDPTRVLDFFEQSGITKLFMVPAAMQFVVRQPRAKTVDFSRLKYMLYGASPIPAALLKECIEIFKCGFVQMYGMTETTGTIVALPPEDHVEGLERMRSAGKALPGVEIAILDVEGKPLPPREVGEIATRSGSNMAGYWNLPEATAATLRGDGWLRTGDAGYMDEDGYLYIHDRIKDMIISGGENIYPAEVESALCDHPDVAEAAVIGVPDDKWGEAVKAVVVMKPGKEATASDIINFTRERIAGYKTPKSVEFLPALPRNPSGKILRRQLREPYWAGKDRRVN
- a CDS encoding SDR family oxidoreductase; amino-acid sequence: MFKENLLAGRRILVTGGGTGLGKSMAARFLQLGAELHICGRRKIVCDETATELMAEYGGRVTSHGVDIRNALAVEEMIETIFRDGPLTDLINNAAGNFISRTEELSPRGFDAVANIVMHGTFYVTHAVGKRWIALKQPGNVVSITTTWVRNGSPYVVPSAMSKSAIHAMTMSLATEWGRHGIRLNTIAPGEIPTEGMSKRIKPGDEAGARTKAMNPMGRVGTMEELQNVATFLISGGCDWINGETIAMDGAQALAMGGNFYQLRDWSDGDWQAARESIMAQNEKDRAKRG
- a CDS encoding crotonase/enoyl-CoA hydratase family protein, whose product is MEERVSISISEGVADVRLVRADKMNALDQAMFEALVAATERLSNDKSVRAVVLSGEGRAFCAGLDMGRFAAMKEKGGNGIPGGENRDLTKRTHGQANFPQQAVWGWRQLPVPVIAAVHGVAFGGGFQLSLGADMRFLSADARMSVMEIKWGLVPDMAGTPILASLVRDDILRDLTYTGRIFSAQEAMTYGLATRICDDPRASALEVAREIAGKSPDAIRAAKRLLNNLSVDPGPALLAESVEQQKLIGSPNQTEAVRSNLEKRAAKYAD
- a CDS encoding acyl-CoA synthetase; this translates as MSETSNFLGIVSGERSRSHADVASRADRIASGLARIGVKPGDCVCMLMRNDIAFLEAAYAAMRLGAYGVPINWHFKPEEISYILGDTGTSVLIGHADMLHALRDAIPNGVTVLSVPTPPEILSNYKIDPDHLKTPDFAVDFEAWLAQHQPYDGPVVPQPMNMIYTSGTTGHPKGVRRNAPTPEQQAAGERMRAMIYGLKPGARALLPGPLYHSAPNSFGIRAGKLGGALVLMPRFEAEEFLELIERYKIDTIFMVPTMFIRLMKLPEEVRKKYDVSSLRHIIHAAAPCPADVKRAMIEWWGPVIYEFYGSTESSAVTFATSEDALKKPGTVGRISPGAELRFIGEDGRMLGVGEIGEIYSRMAELADFTYHNKPEKRAEIDRNGFITSGDVGYIDEDGYVFICDRKRDMVISGGVNIYPAEIESVLHAVPGVHDCAVFGIPDAEFGEALMAVVEPQAGVALDATDVRAQLKTSLADYKVPKHIEIRSGLPREDSGKIFKRRLRDPYWEQAGRKI
- a CDS encoding enoyl-CoA hydratase/isomerase family protein, which encodes MSDAAGTTNEVLYTVADHIATITLNAPERMNTISGPMLNDLARLLTEANEDRNVRVVILTGKGRAFCAGLDLRKERDGNGLSAASSPTTINLRNTPPTVLQAMDKPTICAVNGGAAGYGMDTALGCDIRIMAESSKLAAAFVKRGVVPESGGTWLLPRMLGWAKASELIFTGRTLSARECLEWGLANEVVPDAELMNRATAIAREIAANAPLAVQASKRMMRMGLNENFSDHVHHVYLQLLPLFKTQDMAEGMKAFMEKREPKFEGR
- a CDS encoding YccF domain-containing protein; the protein is MAPVSILLNLLWILIGGAWMAFGWVVAAVIMAITIIGLPWARAAFNIAVYTLLPFGSRAVNRYDVTGVEDIGTGPLGVLGNIIWFVLAGWWLALGHLLTALVLAVTIIGIPFAWAHLKLAGIALWPIGKVIVPA